One genomic segment of Methanobacterium spitsbergense includes these proteins:
- a CDS encoding ribose-phosphate diphosphokinase, with the protein MIIGGSASQKLAAKVAWSLEEKLSPIETRRFPDGERYIRVKGEVPKEVVVIQSTGYPQDENLMELFLLLKNLKSLGVERTRVVIPYFGYGRQERRFKSGEAVSAVIIAELLEAAGASEIYSVNLHEKNIKQFFNIPVHEISAMPMIANYIKETIDDPIIIGPDKGALGFAEEVSGILKCECDYLEKTRISPEKVETKLKNLDVAERNVVIIDDIISTGGTIVNASKILRDLGANKVVVGCVHPVLVEDALLKIFAAGVDDVFATDTLKSDVSTISVASSVAGYLKKYE; encoded by the coding sequence TTGATAATAGGAGGATCTGCATCACAGAAACTTGCTGCTAAAGTTGCTTGGAGTTTAGAAGAAAAGTTAAGTCCAATTGAAACCAGACGGTTCCCTGATGGGGAACGTTATATACGGGTAAAAGGTGAAGTTCCAAAGGAAGTTGTTGTGATACAATCAACAGGATATCCTCAGGATGAAAACCTTATGGAGTTATTCCTGTTACTTAAAAATCTTAAAAGCTTGGGCGTAGAACGGACCAGAGTTGTGATTCCTTACTTTGGTTATGGTAGGCAGGAACGTAGATTTAAGAGTGGAGAAGCAGTTTCAGCAGTTATAATAGCCGAACTACTTGAAGCAGCAGGTGCTTCAGAAATATATTCTGTTAATCTTCATGAAAAAAATATTAAACAATTTTTCAACATTCCTGTTCATGAAATATCTGCAATGCCTATGATAGCCAATTATATCAAGGAAACGATTGATGATCCAATAATTATAGGACCTGACAAAGGAGCGCTTGGATTTGCAGAGGAAGTTTCAGGAATATTGAAATGTGAATGTGATTATCTTGAAAAAACAAGGATATCACCAGAAAAAGTGGAAACTAAACTTAAAAATCTAGATGTTGCAGAAAGAAATGTTGTAATTATAGACGATATTATTAGTACCGGTGGTACAATTGTTAATGCATCCAAAATATTGAGGGATCTTGGAGCAAATAAAGTTGTAGTTGGGTGTGTTCACCCTGTACTTGTTGAAGATGCTCTTTTAAAAATATTTGCTGCAGGAGTCGATGATGTATTCGCCACAGATACGCTTAAATCTGATGTAAGTACCATATCAGTTGCTTCTTCTGTTGCAGGCTATTTGAAAAAATATGAATAA
- the hypA gene encoding hydrogenase maturation nickel metallochaperone HypA: MHELSMADAMVKTVLDVAEKNDATEVIEVTIEVGKLTMLNPEQLKFLLDVLVENTLLEGAEINIDEIPVELNCNLCEYNGLADMDESDHYLAIVKCPECGERDVEITAGRECNVKNIKIEKEEGDEDA, from the coding sequence ATGCACGAACTTTCAATGGCCGACGCTATGGTTAAGACCGTACTGGACGTAGCAGAAAAAAACGATGCTACAGAAGTAATAGAAGTAACTATAGAAGTTGGAAAACTCACAATGCTCAATCCTGAGCAGTTAAAATTTCTTCTGGATGTCCTTGTTGAAAACACCCTACTTGAGGGTGCAGAGATCAATATAGATGAGATCCCAGTCGAGTTAAATTGTAATTTATGTGAATACAATGGATTAGCAGATATGGATGAGTCCGATCATTATTTAGCAATTGTTAAATGTCCTGAATGTGGTGAAAGAGATGTGGAGATAACTGCAGGTAGGGAATGTAATGTTAAAAATATCAAAATAGAAAAAGAAGAGGGGGATGAAGATGCATAA
- the hypB gene encoding hydrogenase nickel incorporation protein HypB, whose amino-acid sequence MHKVADIEIQHDIMVANRKLAERNQKILDKADVFAVDVLGAIGSGKTSLIEILIQKMDHKIGVIAGDVISKFDAGRFEKYNIPVVGLNTGKECHLDAHLVEHAFGDMQLEDIDLLFIENVGNLICPVDFDLGSHIRMVVISVSEGDDTVEKHPLIFKDADLVVINKVDIADAVGADQDKMVADVKELNPKVRVIKSSLKTGQGLEEIIESIEGFMDN is encoded by the coding sequence ATGCATAAAGTTGCAGATATAGAAATTCAGCATGATATTATGGTTGCAAACCGTAAACTTGCCGAAAGAAATCAAAAAATTCTCGACAAAGCAGATGTATTTGCCGTGGATGTTTTAGGTGCAATTGGATCAGGAAAAACTTCACTTATTGAAATCCTTATACAGAAGATGGATCACAAAATAGGAGTCATAGCTGGTGACGTTATAAGTAAATTCGATGCAGGAAGATTTGAAAAATATAATATACCTGTTGTTGGACTTAACACCGGAAAAGAATGCCATCTTGATGCACATTTAGTTGAGCATGCCTTTGGTGATATGCAACTTGAAGATATTGATTTACTTTTCATTGAAAATGTTGGAAACCTGATATGTCCAGTTGACTTTGATCTAGGATCACATATTCGGATGGTTGTAATAAGCGTGAGTGAGGGAGACGATACAGTTGAAAAGCATCCATTAATATTTAAAGATGCTGATCTTGTGGTTATCAACAAGGTAGACATTGCAGATGCAGTAGGTGCAGACCAAGATAAAATGGTTGCGGATGTTAAAGAACTTAATCCTAAAGTAAGAGTTATAAAAAGCAGTCTTAAAACAGGTCAGGGTCTTGAGGAAATAATAGAATCAATTGAAGGATTTATGGATAATTAA
- a CDS encoding DUF1890 domain-containing protein: protein MKKALILLGCPEAPSQTPLAIYTTYSLKKAGYEVTIASTPSASKLLEVSDPEQFYVNKRVDIESCLENLEENMYDLLVGFVHKDAAVSYFVTFYHILNTKSLAIVFEKDANLLEKFANDVQENTDANIISARAYHNPTPLRVKIDRAINELED from the coding sequence ATGAAAAAAGCTTTGATATTATTGGGATGTCCAGAAGCACCTTCTCAAACACCTCTTGCAATTTATACAACTTACTCACTCAAAAAAGCTGGTTATGAAGTTACAATTGCAAGTACTCCCTCTGCATCAAAATTGCTGGAGGTCTCAGATCCGGAGCAGTTCTATGTAAATAAGAGAGTTGACATTGAATCATGTCTTGAAAATCTTGAAGAAAATATGTACGATCTACTTGTTGGATTTGTTCACAAAGATGCAGCAGTATCCTATTTTGTAACATTTTATCATATTTTAAATACAAAATCACTGGCAATTGTATTTGAAAAGGATGCAAATCTCCTAGAAAAATTTGCTAATGATGTACAAGAAAATACAGATGCAAATATAATATCTGCACGGGCCTATCACAATCCCACACCATTACGAGTTAAAATTGACCGAGCAATTAATGAATTGGAGGATTAA
- a CDS encoding DUF1894 domain-containing protein, which yields MSFCLELHLQQTEDYEILLSKAGFKEAKKVIESHSPKILYVKPGAKVLGARIIGLPPIPIGIDESKVTITLPYTKPCHGTAVVELPVEKEEIDKIKAIAIK from the coding sequence ATGTCATTCTGTTTAGAATTACATCTACAGCAAACTGAAGATTATGAAATACTCCTATCAAAAGCAGGATTCAAAGAAGCTAAAAAGGTGATAGAGAGTCATTCACCTAAAATATTATACGTCAAACCCGGAGCTAAGGTGTTAGGTGCCCGAATTATTGGACTTCCTCCTATTCCAATAGGTATTGATGAATCAAAGGTTACAATAACTTTACCATATACAAAACCATGTCATGGTACTGCAGTTGTTGAATTACCAGTTGAAAAAGAGGAAATAGATAAAATAAAAGCCATTGCAATAAAATAA